CATGCGCAATGGCAACCGCATCGGAAATGTGCAGTGGCCTTAGCGTTCTGGAAAAGCTGAATCCGAAAAAATACCGGTTGATCATGCGTAGCCTGCACATGGAATATCATTATCAGGCCAAGCAAAAGGCCAGCGCTGTCTGCGTTCCAACAGATGAGGAATTGGAACAGAGCGTCCTAGGACCATTGCGTACAGCAGATTCAGCGGATCATACGAGCATTGTGAAAGTTCACGATGTAAGTGGTAACCATTTAGCAACAGGTACTGTTACCTGGCAAGTAAAAGAGTGGAGTAAGGTGCGTACGAAGCGATAACGGATGGGTCTCATATTCGTATAAGGTTAACACGCGCGATCAAGTACTGCGTGCAGCCTTTTTTAACGTAGAGGATACTAGAAGGAATCTCAAAAATAAGCATTGCCTAAGTTATCTATGAACACTGGGCTTTGATCAACTTTTTAATGTTCCAGTTGATCTTCTTCTTTGGCGCAATGTACTTCGCTAAGAAAAGCGATGGACATCAGCGACAAGCAATGGGAAGTGTTGGAAAAACCGCTTACAAGTATTTTTCATAAGAGCGAAACACGTGGCAGGCCCAGACAAGATCCACGTGCGGTGCTTAACGGGATCTTGTGGATATGCCGGACCGGTGCACCATGGGCAGATCTACCTGGCAGATACCCGCCATACCAGACTTGCCATCGGTACCACAAACACTGGTGCAAGAGCGGTTCTTGGGATAAACTGCTGCATGCTCTTGCATCGGATCTACGCGATCGAGGGAAGATCGACATTACCGAATGCTTTATCGATGGCACCTTCGCAAGTGCCAAAAAAGGGGGGCTTGTGTTGGACCTACTAAGAAAGGGAAAGGCACCAAGATCATGGCAGTCACAGACGCTGTTGGTATTCCTCTCACCGTACGGGCCTTTAGCGCCAGCACCCATGAAGTAAAGCTAGCCGATAGGACGATCCGTTCGTGTGCCATAAAGCCCAAACGTGTGATCGCCGACAGGGCGTACGACAGTGACAAACTAAGACGCACATTGAAGAAACGCGGAATCCAACTGGTATGTCCGCACAGGAGTAACAGAAAACGACAAGTGCATCAAGATGGACGGGAATTACGGCGCTACAAACGCCGCTGGAAGGTCGAAAGGTTGTTCGCGTGGTTGTTTAACTCGCGCCGTACATTCGTTCGGTATGAATACCATGCAGACCTCTTCTTAGGCATGGTGCAGTTGGCTTGCGTAATGATAATTCTCAAAAGTTATTTTTGAGATGGCTTCTAGCATGATCACGATCGCACCGGTAAGTGCGATCCCCATGTCTTTCTGCGCATCCCAAATATCACCTTGGCTGCCGAGGTATGCCGCACCCTGAGCAGGGAAGAATACATCGGCCACGGCCCATTCTATCAATTCGTAAGCACCGCTGAAACTGAGGGTGATCTCGACAGGCAACACCCAACATACCCATTTGGGCCATTGAAAATGGTTCTTGAAATAATCGCGCATGGGGTAGGCGAGGAGCAAACCGAAACTGCAGTGTACAATTCGGTCGTACGGGTTCCGCTCCAAGATCATCGAGTCCTTCAACCAATAGCCGAAAGGGTTTTCCGCGTACGTATACATCGCACCGTAGATGTGGAGTAGGATGTACACGAACATCATGGTGTAGCTGAGGTCGCTGAACTTGAATTTGCGGTGGCTCAGTGCAAGGCCAACAATGAACACCGCCGTAAGTACATTCTCTGTAACCCAGTTTGCATGATCCGTAGTTCCTAAGAACGTCCAGGCCCAGACTGCCAGAAAAATGCCAAGAAAGACCTTCAGTAAGGTATGCTCACGAAAGGGGACCCGACCAATTGAAGAAGCGGTAGTGAAGGACATCGTGTGATCTATTGGGTCTGAACGAATAGGCTAAAAATTATCTTCTTCGAGTGCATCATCCTTCTCCTTCTTCTTCGTTGAGAAGCGATAGCCAACCGTTACCGCATAGACCACGTTCTGCACCCTAAGAAGGCGATCAAAAGGTGTAAGGCTGGTCTGAGCTCTTACATCGAATGTCATACGTTCACTTTCAAGGCCAATGCCAGCGAGACCACTGAATTGGAATCGTCTTTGGGAATTGGTCAGGTCAATCTTTATATCATCGATTTTCACCCCATTGGTCCAGCTTTTGTACCTACTACTGACCAAATAACCAAAACTAGGACCAATAAGAAGGAAGAGACCATTGGGTTCTTTATT
This genomic window from Flavobacteriales bacterium contains:
- a CDS encoding DUF4442 domain-containing protein gives rise to the protein MHLPTLLSKARTSRFTRWYMNLGLNWTIPFNRPHGFKVVPLEQGGISVQIPNWRINRNHINGIHACAMATASEMCSGLSVLEKLNPKKYRLIMRSLHMEYHYQAKQKASAVCVPTDEELEQSVLGPLRTADSADHTSIVKVHDVSGNHLATGTVTWQVKEWSKVRTKR
- a CDS encoding DUF2238 domain-containing protein translates to MSFTTASSIGRVPFREHTLLKVFLGIFLAVWAWTFLGTTDHANWVTENVLTAVFIVGLALSHRKFKFSDLSYTMMFVYILLHIYGAMYTYAENPFGYWLKDSMILERNPYDRIVHCSFGLLLAYPMRDYFKNHFQWPKWVCWVLPVEITLSFSGAYELIEWAVADVFFPAQGAAYLGSQGDIWDAQKDMGIALTGAIVIMLEAISKITFENYHYASQLHHA
- a CDS encoding PorT family protein, whose protein sequence is MYRSILFSFVLFAGTCFAQGGHHGPRIGLGMATQTTGALFQNSSNLRLAPVLGWYIEAPLHQQVGLLVEALWLTKGSAYRNPAISNRTQNTYRYIEIPFLAKISTNKEPNGLFLLIGPSFGYLVSSRYKSWTNGVKIDDIKIDLTNSQRRFQFSGLAGIGLESERMTFDVRAQTSLTPFDRLLRVQNVVYAVTVGYRFSTKKKEKDDALEEDNF